In ANME-2 cluster archaeon, the sequence GAAGCTGGCAGAAGTGGCCGAGACCATGAAGGCTGCAAAGTTCGGTATTGTCTATTTCGGCATGGGTCTGACCCAGAGCCGGGGTAAGTACAAGAACATCGATAATGCTGTATCCCTCATCACCGAGTTAAATGCTCATGGTAAGCACAGCATCATTCCCATGCGAGGCCATTATAATGTGACGGGTTTTGGCAATGTATGTGCATGGGAGACCGGTTTTATCAATGCCGTAGATATGTCAAGAGGTTATCCCTACTATAATCCGGGCGAGACCTGTTCCAATGACCTGCTGATGCGGGAAGAGATCGATGCTGCATTCATCATTGCCGGGGACGCAGGAGCACATTTCCCTGCCCAGTCCATTGCACGGATGGGTAAGGTACCGGTGATACAGGTTGACCCATTCCACAACCCGACCACGGAAATGGCAAACATTGTGATACCAACAAAGGTATCCGGCGTTGAACTGGAAGGCACTGCCTACAGGATGGACGGTGTAAGCCTGAGGATGCGCAAACTGGTGGATGTGGACTTCCCATCTGATGAAGAGGTGCTTGACAAAATAATTGCAAAAGTAAGGGAAATAAAGGGGGCTTCATCATGAGTGAAATGCTGATAAAGAATGCAACTGTATATGATCCTATCAATAGCGTCAATGGGGATCTGATGGATGTCGCCGTGAGAAACGGCAAAATTGTGGACAGCGTCGGCAACAGCGCCCAGATCATTGATGCGGGTGGACGTCTGGTCTACCCGGGTGGTGTGGATGCACATACTCATATTGCGGGTAGTAAAGTGAACATAGGTCGTGTCATGAGACCTGAGGATTCACGACTGGGCATCAAAGCGCGGACAAAACTTACCCGTCCCTATACAGGATATACTGTACCAAACGTGTATGCAATGGGATACCGGTATGCTGAGATGGGATATACCACAGCTTTTGAGGCTGCCATCCCCATCCTGAAGGCACGACATACCCATGAGGAACTGGAAGAGATACCCATCATCGATAAAGGTGGCCTGACACTGTTCGGAAGCAACTGGATGGTTATGGATGCCATTCGCGAGAACGACCAGGACAGGCTGGCTGCATACGTGGCCTGGGGACTGCTGGCATCCCGTGGGTGGGGTGTGAAGATAGTGAATCCTGGCGGCGGTGAAGCATGGGGTTTCGGCAAGAACGTGTCTGGTTTGGACGATACGGTGCCAAATTTCGAAGTAACGCCCCGGCAGATTATCAGGAACCTGGCAGAGGTCAACGAGAAGATGAACCTGCCTCATAGTATCCACCTGCATTGCAACAATCTGGGCAAGCCAGGCAATTACGAGACCACTCTGGCCAGTTTCGACATCTGCAAGGATATTAAAGCGAGCAGGGACAGGCAGGCTTTGCACGTGACCCATGTACAGTTCAATGCATGGGGCGGCAACCACTGGGGCGATATGGAATCCAAGTCGGATGCCATTGCAGATTACCTGAACAAGAATGATTTCCTGACCATTGATATGGGGCAGTTGATATTCGGTAGTGCCACTACTATGACCGCAGACGGTCCGGTACAGTACGCCAATGCCAGGCTGCTGAAATCCAGATGGTCAAATGGTGATGTGGAACTGGAAGACTCATCGGGTGTCACACCACTGGAATATCACGCACAAAATTATGTGAATGGCATCATGTGGGCCATAGGACTTGAACTGGCCCTGTTGACTAAGGACCCGTGGCAGGTGCTGATGACCACCGACCACCCCAACGGTGGACCTTATGTTAACTATCCGCAGGTCATGACCCTGCTGATGAGTAAGAAGAAGCGTGAGGAGGCTATGTCCAAGATTGCGGAAAAGACTTTTGAGCGAACCAGTATTGCAGGTATTGACAGGGAACTGGATTGGTACGACATCGCTATCAAGACCAGGGCCGCACATGCCAAGGTGCTTGGTATCGTAGAGAACGGCAAAGGTCATCTGGGTGTTGGTGCTGATGCAGATATTGCTATTTATGATATCAAGCCGGACCAGACCGACGCAACTACCGAATATAATAGGGTGGAAGCGGCTTTCAGACGCTCTGCTTATACCATCAAAGGCGGTGTGGTCGTTGCTAAGGATGGTGAGATAACTGCCACACCTATGGGCAGGACCTATTGGGTAAGGACAAAGGTAGACAATGGCGGGTACGACAGGATGATGGAAGACCTGAAGTTGAAGTTCAGGAACTATTATTCCGTGAACATGGCCAATTACATGGTCCAGGATGAGTATGTTGAGCATCCGGTCGTTGTTGATACGGAGTACAAGTAAAGGAGGTGTTAAGGATGCAAACAGTTACTTTAGTACCAAAAGAGCAGTTCAAGATCTCTGTTGAGGGTGAAAAAATATCCCCTGATAATTTTGCAGGCAAGAGCGCTGATGAAATTGGCGCACTGGTGGCATACGAAGGCAACACACCAAGACCTCTTTCAGAGTTATTTGACATCAAGGTTGATGGCAGTGCCGAGACAGCAGATGATGTAAAGATAGAGATAAACGGCAATGTGCCCCGCGTCAAGCGCATCGGTGAAAGTATGACCGGTGGCCGGATCCTGATCACTGGTGATGTGGATATGAGATGCGGCGCAAAGATGCGCGGTGGCATCATAACCATCAAAGGCAATGCAGATTCCTGGGTAGGCCAGGAGATGACCGGCGGCGAGATAAATGTCCAGGGCAATGCGGCCTTCTACGTGGGTGCCGGATACAGGGGTGAACCCTGCGGCATGCGCGGCGGTAAGATAACAGTGTTCGGCAATGCCAATGATTTTGTAGGCGAGCATATGTGCGGCGGCGAGATTGTCATTAAGGGCAATGCCGGTATCATGCCGGGTTTGTCCAACAAGGGCGGCAAGATCGTCATTGAGGGCAATACCACTATGCCTGGCAGCGAGATGATCAAGGGCACTATTATCGTGAAAGGCACGGTAGAGAATATGATGCCCGTGTACCAGCGTGAAGGTATCGAGGCTGTTGACGGTGTGGAGTTCACCAAGTACGTGGGCGATGTGGTCGTCGGCGGAAAGGGTGAGCTGTTCGTAAAGTGAGCAAAGGTTAGCGGTTTTTCGTGTGGGGTAACCTCTTGTTCAGGCAGGGGGATACCCACTCATTTTGGATCTCATTAAGGTATATTTTTTAGCTGTGAACATGGACATTTTGACAATCATTTTTATTTGAGAGACGAACTCCCTAAACTACTGCCAGAATACGAGATACAAAGCTCAAGTAAAATTATGCATTCATTTGTCAGGGACAGTGCAATCTCGTATTAAAGGGACTTATCTGAAGTACTGCAATGGAATGAACAGGGATTGTACCTTGCTGATTTGCTCGTGGATATTTGAAAATGAGACTGCCTCACCAATGTGGTTTGGTACATAATCTTATATTTTATGTATTACAAGAATAACGAAACACAGGACAATCAGATAAAATACAGGATTTACTATTGATGAACGGAACCACCAGGAAATCTTCGCAACCTAATTTCATTCCTCCATTGACGGTACGGATAGGTCGCTACCTACCACGGTTGATCATACTGGGCCTGGCTGTGCATCTTATCCTCCCCCAGCTCACGTCCCTGGAATATTCACTTAAAGTAATTGAATCAATGGCTCTATGGGCGGTAGGTTTGGCCATTATAGCACAGATGTTCAGTTACCTGGGCAGTGGTTACCTGTTGCATTCGATAGTGGCAATCGTTCACCAGCGCATGTCCATCTTTTTTGGAATAATTATTACTCTTGCTGCATCCAGCATTGGCCTGGTGGCCGGAGGCGTATTAGGCAATACTGCGGCCACTTATCGATGGGTACGCAAAAAGGGTGTCAGTGTAGAAGGTGCGGGGTTGGCAGGCACGTTACCAGTGATATTGAACAATATAATTTTACTATTCGTGACATTTTCAGGTCTGGTCTATTTACTTATCATACGTCAGCTTCCAACCTCACAAACCATCATTTTTATCCTTATCATGCTGCTGTTGCTTATGTTCATCGGTTTAATAGTATGGGGTCTTCAACACCGCTCGCATCTTACATCACTGGCGATACGGATAACAGGATGGTGGGCCCGGATAAATAAGAAACCAAATAAATCAACTGAAACTGAAAATACAATGGATCGACTGTTCAAAGCCTGGGATACGTTATCCGACAGAGGCTGGCAGCGTCCGCTTCTGGGGGCAGGTATGAACGTAGGTTTTGATATTCTTACCTTATATTTCCTCTTTATTGCAGCCGGTTATCGTGTAGGACCTGGTGTGTTGTTAGCTGGCTACGGAATGCCTATGTTGCTGGGAAAAATGGCTTTTTTAATCCCTGGCGGAGTTGGAGTTGTCGAAGGTACTATGGCTGCAATGTATACAGGAGTTGGAATACCTGATCCTGTAGTAGTAGTGGTAATCCTTATCTACCGCCTGTTCTCATTCTGGCTTCCATCCCTGCTTGGCTTTCCTGCAGCAGCTTACCTTCAAAGACCCGGAAACAATGAAACCTGAAATTATTGAATATTTCTACTCCAAAGCATATCACAATATGCAGAGTAACTTTGTTTAGTCTGGGAAATACGACCTCGGGTAAAATCTTATTTCATTTACTACATTATCTCGTGGTATTATAATTTGCTACGTATAGCATTAGTTTTACGAAAATATCAATCAGATATTAACAATTTTTTTCAATTCAATGAAATAATTAATAACGGCAATATAATTATGGCTGAATATTAGTTCTAATGCGATTATATTTTTTGTTTTCCTAACTTACTAATTTGAAAGATTTAATTAGTATATGAATTACAATACAATCTTATTATTTATGGAATATGTATGAATTACTAATAGAATAATAAGTAAAATATTTGAGATATTTAATAAAAATAGGAGATTCAAAATGACACTATCGAAAATATACAAAATACTTTTGTTGCTACTGATATGTTTGTCCATACTTGTAACAGGATGTGTGGATGATAATCTTACTGCTGAGCAGATAGCTGATAAAATGCAGGAAAAACAGGACAGTATTGAAGACTACTCGTACACGATGTACATGACAATGTCATTTAATGGACAGGAACAGGTGATGGAAGCATATACGATGTTTAAAAAACCGAACAAATACAAATCAATTCAGAAACAACCGGCTGAAACAGCAGGAACTGTAATGGTTTCTGACGGCAGTACCATGTGGATATATTCTCCACAACAAAATACTGTCATGACAATGGAACTACCAGAAATTTCCGGGCAAAACGAGCTGGATTACCAGCAGCTTGTTGAGATGATGTTAAATGAAAGTGATTTCTCACTCAAGGGTGTTGAAAAATTCGATGGCAGGACTGCTTATGTAATTAAGATGGCATCAAAAGATGGAAACGACATGGACTTGTTTGGGAACATGGAAATGTGGATAGATAAAGAAACATGGATGCCACTCAAAATGGAAATGAAAGATGCTGATGGGAATCCTGCATTATCTGCAGAATATAGAAATTTCCAGATCAACACCGGCATACCAGACGAAGAATTCCGGTTTGAAATACCTGAAGGGGCAAAGATACAGACCATGGACGAAATGGTGCTGCCACAGAGGATGACACTTGAAGAAGCACAGGAACAGGCTACATTTGAGATATTGGTGCCTTCCTATCTCCCTGATGGTTATGAATTTGACAATGCGATCATAATGGATGGAATGTCAGAAGTGGTTTCCCTGACCTATAGAAATGGTGATGAATTCCTGGGGATTTCTGAGGTTGTCTATGAAGGTGGAATGCAGGAGTCATCAATAATGGGCAATAGTGAAAGTGTAATGATACATGGTGTTGAGGGTAAACTTATCACGATATTTGGTGAGAGCAAAATGCTTCAATGGAATATTAATGATATTCAAATAACACTATCAGCTTCACTTGATAAAGAGGAATTGATAATGATCGCAGAGTCCATGTAGTGAGATTTTAGACATGGATAACTACGAATGAATCCGCAGTTTACATAAATATTTAATACGTGTGATGAGATTATACCTTAAAGGGAGGAAGAAATGATGAATAAACAAATAAATACCATACTGGTACTTGGACTGCTTTTTATAAGCATGCTGGGAGTTTCCAATGCAGCTGCTGCAATTCCAGTCCCTATGCCAATGGTGATCGAAGAAAAGATGGTTGATTTTGATATTTACAATTCGGATATTGAGTTTTCAAAACTCCAGATAAAACCGAGTTAATCTGACATACAGATAAAATTAGGAGAGAGTGATAAGGTCACCGTGACTGTGACGAACAAGGACAACAAAACTGTTACTGTCGCGCCATTTGTTGCAATGCAACCATATAGTGAAAATCTATTCGAAGAAAGCTGGGTTACTATAACTCCTGCCAGTGCAGATATTGCACCGGATTCAAAACAGGAATTTACGATTAAAGTAAATATCCCTGCAGATGCTGATATAGGATATTATGGCACACAGATCGCATTCACAGATGATATGATGCCAACACTCTATCCCACGCCATATCCGCAATACTTCAATACTATGCAATTATCCCTCAATGTATGGACACCGCCAAAAATCCAGATACAGACCACCTACATAAGTAGCCGAGTTGAAACCGGACAGGATTACGATTTTGAGATCAAACTCAAGAACATTGCTGACGGTGATATTTCAATCGACCCGAAGATAGCCGACAACGATAGGTATATGATGTATAGCTATGGTCCATATGGTAGGATGACCCCGGCTTTTGAAGATGATGCAATTACCATTACTGCGCCGTCCGTAATAAAAGCAGGTGAAACTGCGATTGTCAATATCCATCTGGAAGTTCCGGATGATGCTAAAGGCAGTTACAACGGAGCTATTGACCTCAATATCGATGACCCCTCCATCCATGAATGGGAAGGACAGGTCCAGATGAACTTCATGGTGTGGACACAACCCTCAACTCCATATGAGAAGAGTTTTACTGCACGCATTGATGCTCCTATTACCATTGAATTGAACTCGCAAAAGTATAGCTATGATATATGGATGGGTACCGATTCAAACACCCTGGAAGATAAGGACATTTCCTTTGATATGACACTTATCAATCCATCTGGTGATGAGGTTGAAATGACCCTGATCAAGACAACCTACAGCGGTTCAGTGAACCTTGGCATGTCTAAATTCCCGCCATGGGAGATGGATGGCGAGGGAATATACCAGGAAGTTCAGACCGGTTATTCTGAATTAGTTACGACACCCGGTGCGGTAGGTGACTGGACACTCAAGGTACTCCCGATGAATGTGGAGATGTTCAGTTATACGATTACGATAGGGTCATCTGAATAGACCGTTACTACAGGCGCTATGCGCCTGTCCCTATTTTTTTGGATGGTTTATATGAACATTTTATTGAAAATACCGACTATTGTTTTTATTGTACTACTGTTGACTGCCGGGGCAGGATGTATCACAGGTACCGATACCCTGTCTCCTGAATATGATATCGCCTGGGCCGGCACTGTGCCGGGTGAAAGTAAAGCAATCGAGGCGAGAATCGTGCAGGAAGTAATTCCCTATTCAGGTGTGCACTACAGCAATGTTACACTCAGCGCATCCCGGGATAATGACAGGGTTCGTATCCATGTTTTAGCAGTGTCATCGAGTTCCCCCTATCCCGACCTGTATGATTTTACCTATCGTGATGGGGCTTTGATACGTGTGGGTTACCTGCTTGAAGCGATACCTGAACCTGTGCGGAATGAGGCTATCGGTATAGCTATGCAAAATGAAAATATTGCAGCCACTTTTGCGGCAGGTACGAATGTATACAGCACACCGTCTGTGAAACGGATACTGCCGGAAACTGCAGAGAAGTTCTATACTCCCAAGACCCTGCTCAGCGTGACATGGAAGGATAGTTCGGTGTCTGCGCTGGTGGATATGGATAAGCGGGAAGTTGTCGAGGTTTGGAGTGGGAATTGAAGAGGAGAGGATGAAATGGATGCAAAGTTATGGGTCTTATTGGTAATTGGATTTTCTGCAACATTAGTAATATTGGGATTAAATTTCACTGTTGATATGATTTCATTGGGCTCTGGTGCACTGATAACGTTGGTCCTGGTCATTGCGTTTATTATTATTTTGTTATGGCCGGCAAATCCTTTAAAAAAAGATTCAAGTAATAGTACTGAAGAAACAGGAGTTGACACAGAAGCAACCACTGATTCCAGGATTTGTGAAAAAACGACTTCGTTTATTGGAGTACCGTTCTTTCTCGTGTTTGGTGGTGTGTGGGGAAAATATGAGAGCATTTTTTCAGTAAAACATGAAGGAGCTAATATTATGGTGATATGTCCCGGGATATGTCTTGTTTCAAAAAATGACAACCTCAAAATCCTGGGAAAATGGTATAATGGAAAAAAAATTGGTATAGAAGGCAATATTGTAATGGCCAGGCGGATTGAGAACCTGAGTTCAGGTATGGTATTTAACACTGAAAAATGATTGAACCGATATTGATGGGATTATCCGTAGTATTTTTCGTTATCTACATAATTCTTATTGTAGTAGCTTTTGGCTTCTGGATATTAATGCTGATAGATTGTCTGCAGAGACCGAGGGAACGGTTCCCGACCGGTGGTGAATATGATAAACTGATATGGTGCCTTGCCATATTCTTCGTGCATTTTATTGGAGCTGTGCTGTATTACTTCCTTGTGTATAAGAAGGATTTGAAGGGCAGAACGTGCCAATGAGTGGTGGATTTCGAAATATATGAGGTGGAAGACTGTGATTAAAAAAATTAGCAATATGAAACAAATACACATAATGTTTGCTCTTGTACTTATGTTAGCATCAGCAAACACCGCAGCAGCCGTATTAATCAAAGAGGCATACGAAATACCATTCCAAATAAACGAATCCGACAGGATCATTGTCGGAACAGTAACGGATGTCCAGTCCTTTTCCTATCACACTATTGTAACAATCGAAGTTGTTGAATGGTTAAAGAATCCAACGCCTAAGAATTTGATTACCGTTCAAACAGATGTTGGAACGATAGATACCGGGATTGAAAGCGATGAAGCCTCCTTCACGGTAAATGAGTCTATGATCTTGATGCTAAAAGATGTAAATATCAATGAGAACAGGTTCGCAGTTGTGTTCGGTCAACCTGGAAAACACCCGCTATCTGACAGGGATGCTGTGTTACAAGAACTGGCTGCCAGAGAGCGAGCACTAATCGAGGGCAATTCTGAGGATAAGATTGTGGACTACCCTCCAAGCCCTGTTGAGTTCATTGTGCCAACATTTGACCATGGGCTTGACATGGATGGGGACGGTCTATACGATTACCTGATCCTGGAATTGAATGCACGCACCACTGCACCCGGCTGGTATCGGTTCACAGGTGATTTGTACGTACCGCTGGGCACGTATGAGGAAAATGGGGAGACTGTGGCCCGTTTCCAGACAATAGAGTTTACATCTATGATAGTTTACCTGAATGAAACCGTACAGGTGGTTGCGATTAATTTTGAAGGTGGGAGAATTCGCGATAACCAGATAAACGGACCATATGAAGTCAGCATCCTTATGAACACTGAAAAATGGGATTTTGGTAATGTGCTGGACTGCACGACAAGCGGGTATGATTACACCGAATTTGAGCAGCCCGTGTTGCTTCTCTCAGGTCCGGTTCGCTTGAAGGCAGATGCCATTGGACTGGCACGACAGAAGGCGGCCGAAATCGGCGTTACCGTGGGTGAAGTAAATCATACTGAGATCATAACAGGCTATAGTGATGAACTATGGGCTTTAGAGTTCAAGGGGGAGACTTTTGATGAGAGGTTTGTAGTGTATGGTAATACAACGGATGAGATTGTGCACTGGACAATGGATGCGACATTGAAACGTGAACCAGGAATTCCGTTTATGGGAGCCACTGGCACTTTAATGATTTTGATTGGTACGGTTTTATTTGTACATTACAGAAAGCATCTATAATGATGATATTAAAAAAATGGGTTTGCTTCAATGAACAAAAATAAATCAATATTGTTCGCCATATTTCTTGGAATGTTAATAGTTATAATGGGTACTTTTTAACCGCCGTTGACATTCTACCGTCGTGCGATTTTGAAGCACCACCAGTAAGAGGGCCAGGTAGTATGCGAAGATAATAAAAAGATCAAGGATTGAATAATGATTGTCAATGATCATTAATATGAATCCTGCAATCACGACCGGGAGGAATATTCGTATCATACCTGAATCCAGAACCGGGACGTCCACAAGCACCTTTTCCCGCCGCTTTTTTTGCGTATCGCCAAATCCGGTATAAAAATCATGCATATCTGTTTTGTACTTTGTATCACTAGCTTGCATAAACCCGAAATCCTTTCGCGGGCACCAGCCCATGACCTTGCGTATATTTTCGATCAAAGCAA encodes:
- a CDS encoding formylmethanofuran dehydrogenase subunit A produces the protein MSEMLIKNATVYDPINSVNGDLMDVAVRNGKIVDSVGNSAQIIDAGGRLVYPGGVDAHTHIAGSKVNIGRVMRPEDSRLGIKARTKLTRPYTGYTVPNVYAMGYRYAEMGYTTAFEAAIPILKARHTHEELEEIPIIDKGGLTLFGSNWMVMDAIRENDQDRLAAYVAWGLLASRGWGVKIVNPGGGEAWGFGKNVSGLDDTVPNFEVTPRQIIRNLAEVNEKMNLPHSIHLHCNNLGKPGNYETTLASFDICKDIKASRDRQALHVTHVQFNAWGGNHWGDMESKSDAIADYLNKNDFLTIDMGQLIFGSATTMTADGPVQYANARLLKSRWSNGDVELEDSSGVTPLEYHAQNYVNGIMWAIGLELALLTKDPWQVLMTTDHPNGGPYVNYPQVMTLLMSKKKREEAMSKIAEKTFERTSIAGIDRELDWYDIAIKTRAAHAKVLGIVENGKGHLGVGADADIAIYDIKPDQTDATTEYNRVEAAFRRSAYTIKGGVVVAKDGEITATPMGRTYWVRTKVDNGGYDRMMEDLKLKFRNYYSVNMANYMVQDEYVEHPVVVDTEYK
- a CDS encoding formylmethanofuran dehydrogenase subunit C, whose amino-acid sequence is MQTVTLVPKEQFKISVEGEKISPDNFAGKSADEIGALVAYEGNTPRPLSELFDIKVDGSAETADDVKIEINGNVPRVKRIGESMTGGRILITGDVDMRCGAKMRGGIITIKGNADSWVGQEMTGGEINVQGNAAFYVGAGYRGEPCGMRGGKITVFGNANDFVGEHMCGGEIVIKGNAGIMPGLSNKGGKIVIEGNTTMPGSEMIKGTIIVKGTVENMMPVYQREGIEAVDGVEFTKYVGDVVVGGKGELFVK
- a CDS encoding YbhN family protein, which encodes MNGTTRKSSQPNFIPPLTVRIGRYLPRLIILGLAVHLILPQLTSLEYSLKVIESMALWAVGLAIIAQMFSYLGSGYLLHSIVAIVHQRMSIFFGIIITLAASSIGLVAGGVLGNTAATYRWVRKKGVSVEGAGLAGTLPVILNNIILLFVTFSGLVYLLIIRQLPTSQTIIFILIMLLLLMFIGLIVWGLQHRSHLTSLAIRITGWWARINKKPNKSTETENTMDRLFKAWDTLSDRGWQRPLLGAGMNVGFDILTLYFLFIAAGYRVGPGVLLAGYGMPMLLGKMAFLIPGGVGVVEGTMAAMYTGVGIPDPVVVVVILIYRLFSFWLPSLLGFPAAAYLQRPGNNET
- a CDS encoding DUF4367 domain-containing protein, which encodes MTLSKIYKILLLLLICLSILVTGCVDDNLTAEQIADKMQEKQDSIEDYSYTMYMTMSFNGQEQVMEAYTMFKKPNKYKSIQKQPAETAGTVMVSDGSTMWIYSPQQNTVMTMELPEISGQNELDYQQLVEMMLNESDFSLKGVEKFDGRTAYVIKMASKDGNDMDLFGNMEMWIDKETWMPLKMEMKDADGNPALSAEYRNFQINTGIPDEEFRFEIPEGAKIQTMDEMVLPQRMTLEEAQEQATFEILVPSYLPDGYEFDNAIIMDGMSEVVSLTYRNGDEFLGISEVVYEGGMQESSIMGNSESVMIHGVEGKLITIFGESKMLQWNINDIQITLSASLDKEELIMIAESM
- a CDS encoding PLDc N-terminal domain-containing protein produces the protein MIEPILMGLSVVFFVIYIILIVVAFGFWILMLIDCLQRPRERFPTGGEYDKLIWCLAIFFVHFIGAVLYYFLVYKKDLKGRTCQ